TAGAGCGGCGGGCACCGGTTAAACTCTCCGATATAAAATGTCATTTCGAAAAATCCTGCCAAGATCATAGGTGTGCCCGCCCCACTTTGAAAGCTCTTTCCACGGACAATCCGGCATGCTGATCGCAGAGCAATCAAAGGGAGAGGCGATCATGGCCGACATGTGGGAAAACCCGATGAAGACCGATGGGTTCGAGTTCATCGAATTCACCGCGCCGGACACCGTGGCGCTGGGTCGCCTGTTCGAGCAGCTGGGTTTCTCGGCAATCGCCCGCCACCGGTCCAAGGACGTGACGCTCTACCGGCAGGGCGACGTGAACTTCATCGTCAATGCCGAGCCGTCGGGCTTCCCGCGCAATTTCGCCGCCCAGCACGGCCCGTCGATCTGCGCCATCGCCTTCCGCGTCGCCGACGCCGCCTTCGCCTACCGCCGCGCCGTCGACCTCGGCGCCTGGGGCGTCGAGAACCGGGTCGGCGCGATGGAGCTGAACATTCCTGCCATCAAGGGCATCGGCGATTCACTGATCTACCTCGTCGACCGCTATGCCGACCGCGGCAACATCTATGAGGTCGATTTCGTGCCGTTGCCGGGGGTGGACCAGCATCCGCAGGGCGCCGGCCTGACCTACATCGACCATCTGACCCACAACGTCCACACCGGGCGGATGGAGGAGTGGGCCGAGTTCTACACCCGCCTGTTCGGCTTCCGCGAAATCCGTTACTTCGACATCGAGGGCAAGCTGACCGGCCTGCGCTCGAAGGCGATGACCAGCCCCTGCGGCAAGATCCGCATCCCGATCAACGAATCCGCCGACAACAAGTCGCAGATCGTCGAATATCTGCGCGACTACAAGGGCGAAGGCATCCAGCACGTCGCGCTGGGCACCAATGACATCGTCCACACCGTGGAGACGATGCGCGGCCTGGGCACTCCCTTCCAGGACACGCCCGACACCTATTATGAGGGCATCGACGCCCGCATTCCCGGCCACAACCAGGATCTGGAGCGCCTGCGCGCCAACCGCATCCTGGTCGACGGCGCGCCGACCGAGGGCCAGGGCCTGCTGTTGCAGATCTTCACCCAGACCGTCATCGGCCCGATCTTCTTCGAGATCATCCAGCGCATCGGCAACGAGGGCTTCGGCGAGGGCAACTTCAAGGCGCTGTTCGAATCCATCGAACTCGACCAGATTCGCCGCGGCGTGCTGAGCGAGGATGCGGCCTGACCCCCAGCCAATTCCACAGGCAGATTCCGAATGCCGTCCGGTCGTGAGAGCGGGCGGCGTTCGTGCGTTCTGGAAAGCGGGTTTAAGACCAATATTTCCATAATTCAACTTATGTGTTTTACATGGATGTAATCTTGATGTTGTTCCTGCATTATTAATTGATTTCCTTTGAACGCAAATGACTCAAAAGGAGTCATTTGCGTTATAACGCTCTTTAAAAGCGTGAGCTATAATTAAAAAGCACGCATTAGGAGTATTTTCGAACCGTTCATTCTGCCGGAGGGTGTCATGCCAAGCAAAGGGGTCGATTATTATTTCTTTGTTAATAATCCTTCAGCATCAATTGCCGCAACAGAGTATGACAATCTGAAGAATTCTCAGACTTGGAGCAAGTCTTTCACGGCCAGCCCCAACTTTCAGACCGGCAATGTGCAAGTCAATTATTCCTTCGCATTCACGGGCATCGATGGAAGTTTTGGATGGCAAACAGTCGGCACTGCTCCTGGTTTCAGCGGGCTTGCAGTCATTGACCCAATCACGGGAAACATGGATGGCGGAAACCTGTCCACAATGATGGCCACGCCGTCGCTGAGCGCTCCCGGCTTCGCCCTTTCTTATGGTTTCTACGATTCCGGGCCCGGCTTCGGCGATCTGACCAACCAGGACCAAGCCTACGCATATCTGACGCCGCCGGTTTTCAATTGGATGGGCCAGCTGGTGACGGCCAATCCAGCCGCCGCCGATCAGCCTTTCAGCAGCTTCTGCCTGCCCGGCGCCCATGATGCCGGAACCTTCGATCTGACATGCGTACGGAACCTGCTTGCCAACAGCAATGCGGCAAGCGCTCTCCTTTCCATTCTCGGATCGGCGGCGTTCGGTGTAGTCGTCAAACTCGCCGCAAGCCAGGCGCTGACAGCGATCACCAATCTGGCGGTTACGCAGAAGGACAACGTTATTTCCATGCTCAACATGGGGTGCCGTTACTTCGACTTCCGTCCGGGTTATCTGCCGCCTCAGATTCGGCCCTTCGACGGCGGCATCTACCATGAGCATACCGTGATCCCCGGTTATCCGTTCGCCAGCTTTCTCAACGACGTCCTGAATTGGCTCGCCGCCAATCCATCGGAGATCGTTGTTGTGTCGGCCAACAACCAGGGTTTCTACGACCCGTCGATGACGCCTGACGAGGCGACCCTTGCCGGTATTCTGTCCTCGGCGCAGCAATCGACACAGTCGAAGATCGCCATCGGCGACGCCGGCGATCTGTCCAGTACCTACGGCACCCTGATTGCTGCCAACAAGCGCCTGATCTTCTTGAATCAGATCTCGAACTGGATGCAGGCTGCCAAATACGACTCCTATAACGACGATTCCTATGCGACGACCCAGCCCGGCAACATCATTGCCGCCCTGTCCGCGATGACCGCCGCCGGCCAGAGCGGAAGCAATTATACCGTGCTTCAGCTTCAAGGTACGGCGACCTCCACCGGTGCCGCAGTGGTTACATCCTGTGCCCTGTCGCAAAGCAATGCCTCGTCTCCGCTGATGTCGACCAAGGCCTTTTTCGACAGCGCCACCTATCCGTGGCTGTTGGCGAATGTGAACAAGAACCTGTTGAAGAACCAACTGGTCGTGTTCCTCAACGACTTCGTCGACAACGCCCTGGCGCAGACAGCGTCAGCCATCACGCTTCAGCGCATGGGGCTGTCAGCCTGATCTCCACCGCCCGTCCCGTCCCCGCCAAGCGGTGAGGGGAAACCACACCCCTCATTCCGGATGGGTATGGGCGTCGAAGCGCTCGCGGTCGGTCTTGTCGCTCATGAAGATGGCGAAGGGACGCAGGGCGTCGGCGTGGTTCAGTGTGATGGCGATCAGCACCGCCATCGGGGCGGCCAGCAAGGTGCCGGCCGCCCCCCACAGCCAGCTCCACAGCAGAAGCGCGATCACCACCAGGGGCGAGAAATGACAAGCTGCACGCGGTCGATGCGTCCGCCGTCGGCGGCCCTGCCCTCTCCGTTGCCGCCCAGTCCGCCGTTCAGTCCGCCGTCCATGCCGTCCGTCCCCCTGCCGATGCGCCGCAGGGACGCCCAAGCTAGACGCGGAAACAGGGAGTCCGGTTCCATTCTTTAAGCGCGATATCCGGACGACGCTCACAACCTTCATTCACAAGTCGGGACGCCCAAAAACGGTAAAGCATCCTTCATTCATAAGGCTTCCATCAAATAGAAACCCTCAAGCCCGAGGCAACCTGGTAAAATTTGCCGATCAATTTCTGCCAGACCGCCATGGATGGCGGAGTTCCATTTCCCACTGATTCGCCTAAAAAAACAACCGTCCGTTTTTTGTCTCATTCATGCCACGGGAAACCGCCTCATTCATAATTTTCTAACCATAAGTGTTAGTACCCGATTAAGTCTGACAGACGAGCCTGCGGAACAAGGCGATACCCATAAAGCGGAGTTCCAAAATGGCTACCACCAACACCGACGGCACGATCCAGGTCACCTTCGCGGTCAATGCCTGGGGCACCGTGGCTGGCGGGAAATGGCCGCATTTTCAGTTGCTTGTCGATGGAAAGGTCATCGGCGACGCCACCGTCGCCTCCGCCACCCAGTCGCGCTATGTCTTCACCGCCAACGTACCGGCCGACAAGGCGCATGCCCTCCAACTGGTCTACGACAACGACGACACGGTGAACGGCGTCGACCGCAACCTGTTCGTCAAGTCCTTCGAGGTGAACGGCAAGACCATCCTCGCCATCGATCCCTCGGTGAAATACGACACTGGCAAGATCGACGGACTGCACGTCATCGCCGGGCAGAGCGAAATGTACTGGCCGGGCGCGCTGAATGTCGCGCTGCCCGCCACGCTGTTCTCGACGGCGCCGGTCGACACCGGCAGCGACACCGCGACCATGACCACCACCATCAAGGTGAAGGCCTATGGCATCGGCGCCGGCGGCCAGGCCCCGCATTTCAAGCTGCTGGTCGACGGCGAGGTGGTGGGCGACGCCTGGGTCAACGCGACCTCGGCCACCGACTACACCTTCGCCGCCAAGGTGGATCCCAACGAAGCGCACAAAATCCAGGTCTGGTACGACAATGACGCGACCGTGAACGGCGTAGACCGCAACCTCTATGTCAAGTCGATCAACATCGACGGCAAGACCATCTCCGCCACCTCCGAGATGGCCTCCTACGACAAGGGACCGGTCGACGGCAAGTTCGTGGTCGCCGGCCAGGAAGGCCTGTTCTGGGGCGGCGCCCTGTCCTTCGGCGTGCCGGAGGAGTATTTCGGCGGCGCCTATGTCCCGCCGCCGCCGCCGCCGCCCACCAAGCCGGTCGACATCGTCGTCAACGCCTACGGCACCTCGGCCGGCGGACAGGCGGCGCATTTCAAGCTGCTGGTCGACGGGCAGGTGATCGGCGACGCCAAGGCGTCGGCCACCGCCGCGGGCTACAAGTTCACCGCCGACATCGATCCGACCAAGGCCCACACGGTCCAGGTCTGGTACGACAACGACGCCACGGTGAACGGCGTCGACCGCAACCTGTTCGTCAAGTCGGTGGTCATCAACGGCAAGACCGTCCCCGTCACCGACAGCATCGTCACCTACGACAAGGGTGCGGTCGACGGCAAGGACGTGGTCAAGGGGCAGGAGGGGCTGTATTGGGGCGGCGCCCTCAACATCAAGGCCGGTGCCGAGATGTTCGGCGACACGCCCGTCCCGCAGAATCCGGTCCCGACCCCGCCGACCAAGCCGGCCTTCTACGTCGCCGCCAACGGCAAGGACAGCTGGTCCGGCAAGCTGGCGGCCCCGAACGCCGACGGCACCGACGGTCCCTTCGCCTCGCTGGAAAAGGCGCAGGCTGCCATGCGGGCCAGCTCGACCATCGACACCACCTATGTCCGCGAGGGCACCTACCACCTGACCAAGACGCTGGAGCTGACCTCGCTCGACAACGGCCACAGCTTCAAGAACTATCCCGGCGAGACGCCGGTGCTGAGCGGCGGCGAGGTGGTGAAGGGCTTCACCAGCGAGGGCAACGGCCTCTATTCGGCCAAGCTCGGCACCGCCAGCAGCCTCGACCTGATCGTCGGCGACGTGCGCCAGCATCTGGCCGAGAAATACGCCTATGACGCCGCCGACGTCACCAGCGGCTGGCGTTTCGCCGATGCGGCGTCGGGCGGCCCCAGCGGCTGGTACATCCGCTCCCACGGCAGCGAGGTGACCGCCGCCGACATCCAGCCGGGCACGATGATCCAGGTGATGGACGCAGAACGGCTGGGCGACACGCTGACCGGCATCGAGAGCTTCAACGCCGCCACCCGCACCATCAAGCTGAAGAACGGCGCATCGCTGCCGTTTGCGGAAGGCACCACCTACAAGCTGCTGAACAACGCCGCATACGTCGATCAGGCGGGCGAGTTCGCCTGGCGCGCGTCGGACGGCAAGCTGCTCTACAAGGCCGCCAGCTCCGGCTTCGCCTCGACCGGCGTGGAGGTGCCGCGGCTCGGCACGCTGATCAAGCTGACCGGCGCCAGCGACGTCACCATCGACGGGCTGACCTTCAAGAACACCACCACCGGCGGCGACGCCCTGCTGCTGACCAATGCCGACGGCAACCACATCAGCGACAACAGCTTCCTGAATGTCGGCACGGCGATCCGGCTCAGCTCGGGCTCGTCGAACAACCAGATCGCCCACAACACGCTGAACCATCTGGCGGAAAACGGCATCGAGATGGACGGCCGCAGCAACGGCAACACCATCTACGCCAACAGCATCAGCAACATCGGCGAAGTGCGCAAGGCGGTGTCCGGCATCTTCGGGACCGGCGTCGACAACAACATCATCTCCAACAACGACATCGACCACAGCGCCCGCTACGGCATCTCGTTCAAGGATTACGGCGGCAGCACCAACACGGCCAACCACAACAACGTCATCCAGTACAACAACGTCTCCTACACCGGGCTGGAGACCGCCGACGGCGGCGCCATCGAGATCCTGGGCCGCTCCAGCACCAACACCGGCCTGATCATCCAGGGCAACCGGATCGAGCATGCCAACGGCCTCGCCACCAGCGCCCAGGACAGCTGGATGTTCGGCCAGAAGGGCTTCGGAATCTATCTGGACGACATGGCCGGCGGCGTCACCGTCAAGGACAACTTCATCAGGGATGCCGACTGGGCCTCGGTACAGATCCATGGCGGCGACAACAACGTGGTGACCAACAACTTCTCGGTCATCGCCAGCAACAAGGAGGACTTCATCCGCATCGAATGGCAGCCGGTGCACGGCGCGGCCGGCGATCCGCACAACAACACGATCACCAAGAACGTGGTGATGGGGACCCTGCCGCTCGACGACTACATCGAACTGCTGAGCGCCAACGACTTCGTCATCGACCAGAATCTGGTCTACAACGTGCCGACCTATGGCGACCGCGACGTCAGCGCCAAGCCGATGTTCACCAACCCCTACTGGGGCGACTACTCGCTGCAGGCGTCCTCGCCGGCCTTCGCGATGGGCATCCATGACCTGGCCTGGGCGAAGATGGGTATCGTCGGCACGGCGGCGGCCGGGATGGAGCAGTTCTGGGACGGCGTCTGATCGCCCGATCCCGCACGGCGGCTCCGGGGGCCGATCCCTCCGGTGTGCCGAGCTTCGCAGTGGGCGGATCCTGTCCTGTTCGACGATGTCGGGCAGCGGTGGGCTCCGCCCTTCGGCGTTCGTCCACAGGCGTTTCCGGCGCGGGCTGTTGCACCGGCTTGGCTCCAGCCTTGCCGCGCACCATATGCGGAGTCCCGATCGAGACCGGACGGACAGAGACCGTTTCCATTGATGACGCAGATGAGCAGGACCGCAGGAACAGCAGGCGGGATGGTGGCGGCGATGGTGG
This genomic stretch from Azospirillum humicireducens harbors:
- the hppD gene encoding 4-hydroxyphenylpyruvate dioxygenase, with the protein product MADMWENPMKTDGFEFIEFTAPDTVALGRLFEQLGFSAIARHRSKDVTLYRQGDVNFIVNAEPSGFPRNFAAQHGPSICAIAFRVADAAFAYRRAVDLGAWGVENRVGAMELNIPAIKGIGDSLIYLVDRYADRGNIYEVDFVPLPGVDQHPQGAGLTYIDHLTHNVHTGRMEEWAEFYTRLFGFREIRYFDIEGKLTGLRSKAMTSPCGKIRIPINESADNKSQIVEYLRDYKGEGIQHVALGTNDIVHTVETMRGLGTPFQDTPDTYYEGIDARIPGHNQDLERLRANRILVDGAPTEGQGLLLQIFTQTVIGPIFFEIIQRIGNEGFGEGNFKALFESIELDQIRRGVLSEDAA
- a CDS encoding carbohydrate-binding domain-containing protein; translated protein: MATTNTDGTIQVTFAVNAWGTVAGGKWPHFQLLVDGKVIGDATVASATQSRYVFTANVPADKAHALQLVYDNDDTVNGVDRNLFVKSFEVNGKTILAIDPSVKYDTGKIDGLHVIAGQSEMYWPGALNVALPATLFSTAPVDTGSDTATMTTTIKVKAYGIGAGGQAPHFKLLVDGEVVGDAWVNATSATDYTFAAKVDPNEAHKIQVWYDNDATVNGVDRNLYVKSINIDGKTISATSEMASYDKGPVDGKFVVAGQEGLFWGGALSFGVPEEYFGGAYVPPPPPPPTKPVDIVVNAYGTSAGGQAAHFKLLVDGQVIGDAKASATAAGYKFTADIDPTKAHTVQVWYDNDATVNGVDRNLFVKSVVINGKTVPVTDSIVTYDKGAVDGKDVVKGQEGLYWGGALNIKAGAEMFGDTPVPQNPVPTPPTKPAFYVAANGKDSWSGKLAAPNADGTDGPFASLEKAQAAMRASSTIDTTYVREGTYHLTKTLELTSLDNGHSFKNYPGETPVLSGGEVVKGFTSEGNGLYSAKLGTASSLDLIVGDVRQHLAEKYAYDAADVTSGWRFADAASGGPSGWYIRSHGSEVTAADIQPGTMIQVMDAERLGDTLTGIESFNAATRTIKLKNGASLPFAEGTTYKLLNNAAYVDQAGEFAWRASDGKLLYKAASSGFASTGVEVPRLGTLIKLTGASDVTIDGLTFKNTTTGGDALLLTNADGNHISDNSFLNVGTAIRLSSGSSNNQIAHNTLNHLAENGIEMDGRSNGNTIYANSISNIGEVRKAVSGIFGTGVDNNIISNNDIDHSARYGISFKDYGGSTNTANHNNVIQYNNVSYTGLETADGGAIEILGRSSTNTGLIIQGNRIEHANGLATSAQDSWMFGQKGFGIYLDDMAGGVTVKDNFIRDADWASVQIHGGDNNVVTNNFSVIASNKEDFIRIEWQPVHGAAGDPHNNTITKNVVMGTLPLDDYIELLSANDFVIDQNLVYNVPTYGDRDVSAKPMFTNPYWGDYSLQASSPAFAMGIHDLAWAKMGIVGTAAAGMEQFWDGV